The Glycine soja cultivar W05 chromosome 6, ASM419377v2, whole genome shotgun sequence genome has a window encoding:
- the LOC114416261 gene encoding uncharacterized protein LOC114416261 encodes MFALSGADAAQSDDLIQASGSVLTSDVCLQCPVLISDRQFLIDLVVLPLSQIDVILGMEWLSSNHVLLNYFEKYVVFPESGVSESDMFLSANQVEASLREDAQVYMILASMSVETKTPVSDIPLVREFPEVFKEVTGLQPGREVEFSIDLVPSTGPISIAPYRMSPVELSELKKQLEELLEKQFVRPSVSP; translated from the coding sequence CTAGTGGGTCTGTTTTAACTTCTGATGTGTGCTTGCAATGTCCTGTCTTAATTTCTGATAGACAGTTTCTGATTGATTTAGTTGTTTTACCTTTGAGtcagattgatgttattcttggtatggaGTGGTTATCTTCCAATCACgtcttattaaattattttgagaaatatGTTGTTTTTCCTGAGTCTGGTGTGAGTGAAAGTGATATGTTTTTGTCTGCTAACCAAGTTGAGGCATCTTTAAGGGAGGATGCACAGGTATACATGATCTTAGCTAGTATGAGTGTTGAGACCAAAACCCCTGTGAGTGATATACCATTGGTGAGAGAGTTTCCAGAGGTGTTTAAGGAGGTGACAGGATTACAACCTGGGAGAGAGGTCGAGTTCTCTATAGACCTAGTGCCTAGTActggacccatatccatagcACCTTATAGGATGTCCCCTGTAGAGTTGAGtgagcttaagaaacagttagaggaACTCTTAGAGAAACAGTTTGTGAGGCCTAGTGTGTCACCCTAG